A region of the Drosophila ananassae strain 14024-0371.13 chromosome XL, ASM1763931v2, whole genome shotgun sequence genome:
CGTCAGGAGCAGCGTCACCCAAACCGCTACCACAAGGAACAACGGGATCGTTCCAGGGATCGCGACCGGGACCGGGACCACTCCCGGCGCGAAAGCAGCTACTACCGCCGCTCGGAGTCGCCCGGCAACAGTTCCGGACCcgccagcaccagcagcaacaatcaCAGCCAGCGGAAAGGTCAGAATCCAAGCACATCCTCTGAACAGTCGGAGCAAAGCGCTCACCCGAAGGCAGCCATAACCCCGGAACTGGGACAGGGCCAACCAGGCGGCAAGGCCAATCCCGTGGGTGCCTACTACAACCTGGACACCGACGAGCCGATCGACAAGGAGCGCATACACCGCGAAATGGAACAAAAGCTGCGCGAAGCTCTGGCCAGAGAAGGCAAGGTCTATCCGCCGCCCAAGCCCGAGCCGCCCTCCCATCCGGTCTTTGCCAATGACGGCTCCTTCATGGAGCTATTTAAGAAGATGCAAcaggaacagcagcagcaccaagTGGTTGATCATCAaatggcggcggcggcggcctCCACGTCGCTCTCCGCCGCTGCCGGGCGGGAGCAGatcctgcagcagcagcaccaccaccaccagtcCCACTTTAATGCAACAGAAGCCGCCACGGCAATGGTTCCACTGCCCGCGATCGCAGCCGGGGCGGCCAGTAGTAGCGCTGCCCCGTATATTGCGGCTGCAGCGGCCGGGAAGCTGGCTCCACCCCCGCCGCTCGTTGGTCGGCGACGCGGTGGCAAGATCCTGAAGACGGGCGTGGTGGCCAAGGTGAAGACTCCGAACGAGAGCGATGTGGATCCGAAGGACTTCTGGTCGCTCTACCTGGCGGAGGTGAACAAGT
Encoded here:
- the LOC6503171 gene encoding arginine/serine-rich protein 1 — its product is MSSSRLPYNQQDQSDHHYRRGGRGQQRGYYDRGSSGSSSAYRHRDRERERDRDRSRSSERRRYSRSYSRSVSQSRSRSRSHSVERSNHRRRRQEQRHPNRYHKEQRDRSRDRDRDRDHSRRESSYYRRSESPGNSSGPASTSSNNHSQRKGQNPSTSSEQSEQSAHPKAAITPELGQGQPGGKANPVGAYYNLDTDEPIDKERIHREMEQKLREALAREGKVYPPPKPEPPSHPVFANDGSFMELFKKMQQEQQQHQVVDHQMAAAAASTSLSAAAGREQILQQQHHHHQSHFNATEAATAMVPLPAIAAGAASSSAAPYIAAAAAGKLAPPPPLVGRRRGGKILKTGVVAKVKTPNESDVDPKDFWSLYLAEVNKYKSNACDTDNGKRPLVK